cctctatttaaggtaatttagctaattgtcacaaaaagaaataaaacgttcctttagtaataatattatattattactctatattaatttaattattgaaaaacttataatatatttaactacagacagttgttatatatagggccaaagtatttgcgtcacatatttgatgcagtgtatataaaacagcatggttttattcaatttacaaatcaaaaataaaatcccattataatgaatgatagtgtggtatatgcattttttaataataatagtttcctttacattttttgatattgcattacatataaatatcattaaactttattttaataaaacttttaataattcgcgtttttattaattgtttttaactgttttcttagtgtaaaaCGTTCGCTCCTTTAAGGAACGTGATTACCAATTCGGACAATGTTGTAAGCTATCGATTTACAGATGATGTAGATTTCAAAAATCACTGTACTAATGGAAATTGTGATAATGATACCGATAAAGTTAATGCTagatgtttatatatttttgatgaATTCTTTAAGAATAAGTCTGCGTTTGAAACGGAGGCAAAGGGAAACATCTATATTGTTCAATACattttgatatggttaagttatgtGTTAAGCCTGATCGAAAGTAATCAAGATGACAATAGAAagcatttttataatacatatataaatgccGGTGGTAAgtatactaataatatagattatATTGTTGGGTATAAAGgttataaggatcttatagatagaaataattatattttaagtaTGGATAAGAAcattatatctaaattatatgatgcatttagtACATTATGTGACATTTGTATTGGGGTTAATGGAGAAAACTCAAATTGCGATAATAGTTTAGAAAAAGCTAATCAATTTGttgaaacatataaaaaaattatcatagaTCATAACATTGGTGAAAATATCCgctatttttatgtattgattaatttattaactgATTAtgacaatttaaaaaaaaattgtgataTTTTCCCACCCATTCCagatataacaaaaataatttctGAACAACATGTTTGTGAAGTtgcatcatcaagttcgtcgatagcaagcaaattaattccaattttatcgatattagttgcaataccaattttcttgggaattgcttataaggtaaataataaggaattaaaaaattattttcattacatatatgcaaacaataacaaacaaaatcatatatttcttcattttatattagtattcgttatttggatttcggaaacgaggtcaaaaacaacatttaagagaaaatctaaaaaaataaagaagaaaatggatcattaataaattattccgAGTATGCAGATTGAtgtattttaagaaactgtctattggggagtaatttttgatcatagtttttatattgtttttaagtTATAGGGTCAGGGTTATGTTtatggaacccatattcgggttagggctaagtattacacctttattttattttttataattcgaacactaattaaatatatgtatcatcccgtatgtttaatcacatATAAAAtctaaatatgcaaccaaaaagtGGATATAACCATTAATGTGGAAGGGGttacataacatattttataagttataatatatataattgagtgttcatatGGATTTAATacgattaaaataaaatgcctatattgcatatattaattcatattatgatatatcataattatttattatataagacttgataataataactatattgaattatacaTAACACAAtgtatttctttatttgataaaacattttatttagcaaaacttattatttgtatcatatttattttgattcaaatcgtatttttataaacgaacagtataataattttatatattggagtataattataatttgattcATTTGAAACGGTTtcctacattataatataccttcaggTTAATgggtatatttatattgttaattaaacacttaccaatatataataggtagtcataaaatatagatgtataaaatatcgatcgagattCAACAACACAacgatatctataaaagattttttatgtatctaacatttttagtaatacaataaaaatatacatattaataactacattatagatatagacatactatccttttaactttcgattatatatag
Above is a window of Plasmodium yoelii strain 17X genome assembly, chromosome: 9 DNA encoding:
- a CDS encoding PIR protein is translated as MNDSVCKTFAPLRNVITNSDNVVSYRFTDDVDFKNHCTNGNCDNDTDKVNARCLYIFDEFFKNKSAFETEAKGNIYIVQYILIWLSYVLSLIESNQDDNRKHFYNTYINAGGKYTNNIDYIVGYKGYKDLIDRNNYILSMDKNIISKLYDAFSTLCDICIGVNGENSNCDNSLEKANQFVETYKKIIIDHNIGENIRYFYVLINLLTDYDNLKKNCDIFPPIPDITKIISEQHVCEVASSSSSIASKLIPILSILVAIPIFLGIAYKYSLFGFRKRGQKQHLRENLKK